The following nucleotide sequence is from Perca flavescens isolate YP-PL-M2 chromosome 20, PFLA_1.0, whole genome shotgun sequence.
tccttacACAGAAGGTGTAACCTTCAAAGAGACGCACCGCAATGCTGCCATTCATCGCAACTATGAGCCCAGGGAGACACAAGAGAGAGGTGACAAGACGAGCACAGTGGTGCAGtagaggtgaggaggaggaggaggaggaggaagggtaGTGGTGGCGGGGAAGCATCCCCTGTTCCTCATTCAGCGGTTGTCAGCTCAGGCACTTCATAACCGCCCGCCCCGCGGTCATCCCGTCTGATGGATTGATGGAGGCACATTAGCACCAGTGGGGCCCAGTGAATGCAATCATATTCAGCAGCGGCATGCTTCTAATAGGCCAGAGATTGATCCTGAGGGTGAGGAGGAGGCGGTGGCAGTGAATGCGGGCCCATTAGGAGCTGTCAGAGCACGGCGACCTACAGTCTCACCTTCACACAGGCAGACGCAACAGGGGTCAGCCGGGGTCTGCGCCGGGTGGCAACGCGGCGGAGGAGACGTGCTCTTTAGTACAACAACAGGTGGTCCTACACCCAGAATACACTGAGTGACGCTGTTTTTACCTAGATATCAAAGTTTTCGATCACTGTAATATGGTGATATCACCTGCGTGTGGTCTTTTCCTGGCCTTTAAAGTGACAATTTTTTTCTAATGTGTTTGAATatctgtgtggaaaaaaaactaagaagTCCATGGCCTTGACAAAATTTTCTAAATTTGATTCTAAGTTTAATTAGTCTATCACTATAAGGTGTTTGATTTAATTTTAAAGGGTACATTCTCAGCTTTTATCCGACCCCTGTTGTCAATCTGTCAAAGTTCACATTTTTCATCAAGTGACATTTTAGGAACATGGactgtgtgtaaatatccaCAAAAAAAGCCCCACCCTGGGAATATAATCACATTATCAGAATTAAGGTATTCACTCAAAAATGTTACTCAGCCCAACAAGCACGGTAATGCGCTTGTCAGTCAATTTGAAttgattttaattaattttctgtGATTGGTTTTAAGCAGTTGTTTAGCAGTCTAGAATAAACACTTCCGAATTAACAGCAAGTGTTAAATGGTATTCAGGAGCCTTGAGCCCACAAGTGTGATAGAGCACCATCACCAACTCCAGCAGTTCTCAGTAGCCCAGGCCCTCCAGTGCATCCCAAAGGAACACTCAGCTTTCAATTACCTCCAATAACAGCACTTATCAGAGTCCTCAGCTTTCCCCAGAGACTCAGGGCTTGATGCCCGCGCTCAGTGGCCCACGACAGGGGCATTCATCATGGGGTGGAGTAACAGCTGTGGCCCGACGAAGAGGCACGCGTCAAGTCCCTCTGGGACTAGACCAGGCCAGCGTCACACAGCCATTATTGGGGGTGCTGGTGGAGGAGAGGGCGTGGGAGGGGATTAAGGGAGTGTTACATCCCCACTTCACATCCATGTTAATATGTACAAACATGAGTATACAGCAGTATGTGCACAGTGCACAATTTGCAAGAAAAATCTGAAACCAGCATTAGCCCTGCTTAGGTGTATTCTATGGTGTCCTTGTAATAATGTTTGGTCCAGGTCCCTTTTCTCACTGCAGTAGGGGAGCTGAGTTTTCACTGCTTGATTGTGCTCTGCCCATTAACCAGCTCCCTCTTTAATGGTCCACATGTTGAAGGGGGAGGGGCAGTAAATCCTGTCCCCCAGCCCTCGCTCAGCCGTGCCTCTGCAGAGTCTCGTTTACGGGGAGTGAAGAGTGcacaaacatgatgaaaaagtagcTGAGATTTACAAGGCCTCCTCTGACAGCCAGGAAAAGGAGAAAATTAAACCAGAGAGCATTAAACAGGCACCCATTACAGGGCTGCTCTGACACCAATAATAACCATCATTGTGTCCCGTCATACCGAGGTACACGACATGATTGCAAAGCCTGCAGGCCGGCACCTGTGACAGCTAACATCTTTATACCAGCAAGATTACATGCTTCTGTGGGATTAGGGAAGTCAGGGAGATTAGACACTTTCACAACTTAATGAATTTGCGACTTGTGGTCAATGCAAATCCAACACATGCTACACAATCGATAGCCTGTTAATATGTACCCTTATCTAGGCTCACTTTCATGATTCCCGTAGTATGTTCATTTGGATATGTGTGCATTATACCATTGCAGACATAATTTCAATTACTCTGGAATCAACTCCCTTGCCTACAAATGTGATGATCTCCTTAGATAAATAAAAAGTTTCACCGCATGCATCTCTCAGATTCCATCAAATCCTGCTAATCCTGTTCGATTCAGAAGTACAAGCTGTCTTTATGAAGCTTTACAAAGCAGTGCCCACAAGCAGGCCGCGGTGCAACATTTCAACTGTTTTCATCACATCACTTTGTTGTACACTCATGTTGGTTGgatgtaactgaaaaaaaaaatcactgcatatttatttatatcttcCATCCCAttaaagggagggggggggctaTACCACAATTCTTCATTTGCTTGTGTGCTTTTTCACTGGAAAAATAAAtacccatttttttttattttagagcaTTTAGCTACATCTCTCTAATCCACACGGATTATAACAATGGAGGCAGTGGAGAATGGATTAAAAACTAGATTTTGCGTCAATCAAATGCTTGAGCACTCTTTTTATGGGCTCTTGAGGGCTTGCCCTTGTTTCTTACCTTTTCCATTTTAACAAGATTGACCTAAATTCATTATTTTAAGACCTCTGAAACTTTTGCTTTTTGACATGAATGGAGAGTTCTAATTTCTACATGAGCCATTCTGTCTttggataaaaacaaataagCCTATATGCAGTCAACCTGTTTGGGTTTTGAAAGTAAAAGCACACAAGGATGCTGTGAAATCCACTCGCTAGATACAGAAAGGCCTTGAGCACCATCTAGTGGTAACATACACTTGCAGATGTTATTTGTGCATTTGCATACTTGTCACTTAGATTTAGTGACAAGTGTTTGATCAGAAAAggtaacaaacaaacacatttgaatatAAAGGCACTTTTTAAAGGTTTGTGTTGTTCATGTACTTACACTCCTCTAAGCCCAGCTGGTAAGCGAGGTTCTGAAGTCCTTTGACCTTCTCCATCAGGTTGGCTGTGGTCAGACTACCCAGCTCTACAGAAGGATAACAGGACCCATAATGAAAGCTCTACGTGTAACTACTTTTGGCAAAATGTTATCCCATTTGACAGGATTAtatgttaaaactatttttgtCCACAATCTTCCTGTTCAACACCAACTGAAACCGTTACAAaacatttctacatttttgtacaTTACCTTTCAACATTTCAATGTCCTCACTCTCTAGTTCAGCCATCCATTTGGGGGGTGAATTAGTGATGGGCTGTGATGTAAGACACAACAAAGGTCTCAGTAGGCAACAAGATTTATAGATCAGGCCTATTATATATCACAGTATGTCAAGCCTATTTAATTATTTAGTTTGTAAATCAAAGTGAGCCACAGTGAATCTAACTCACATTTTTACAAGATGCAGCAAATTCTGCAACTCCAGGCACTGTATGAGAGATTACAGGATAATCAAGATCATggcaacataaaacacaattccATAATTACTAATAACACAAGAGCAGGGAGAATGTAAACTTACATTGCTCTGGCCACAGGTCTGGTGAAGCTCTGTCCAACTTctcaaaactcagcaaagagcTCTCAAAATCGTCACCTATCATGGcacaaaatgtacttttttattttattttattttacattttctatgGAAAATGCATGCATTGCATGTTTGTAAATATTGGAATGGCAATGTTACAGAAAGCATAAAAGTGCAAGCAGATATGAAAAGGTATGGTGGTTTTATGTGACTTCAAGTCTATTGTAGATTTATTGCATGTAACATATACCTCTGAACAACAAAATTGGAGGAATTAAGTCTATTCAATCAAAATGTCACTACTTGGGTTAAACCAATACGCCTATAGCTAGCTGACCTTTTACTAAATATAGCAAATATAGGGCCCAGTAGTGCCTTTAACCTCAGACCCATactaaatgtttaaataataaCCCCTACAGTGCCTTTTATGAACAAAACGTGTTGTTGTAAAATGTACaacattatacaacatatcAACATGACATACAATGTGAGTTTGATCTTACATGTTACAAAACATGTTGGACATGATTCAATACTCATTACATATTCCGATTACTGTAAATTATGTCATGCATTATAAAGCCTAAcgttacacaaaacaaaaataaacatgcatataaaaaacttttaatataaaatatgcaTGAAAGTGGCCATCATGAAAgacaaaatattacaataaataGTTTAGTATAGTAATTCAACAATATGTCTAATACCGGTATATTAGAGGGGGACATTCGGTTGGTCACGACTGTTAGACAACTGCAAGGGACACTCGGTATGATGGCATATAACGTTATGGAGCACTATGCtgtaaaaatatacaaaaaagtCTCGCACGAGTGTACGTTAATGTTACAGACTGCGGTCATAACGATAACGTTAATTGAAAGACAGTAGTCAGTAAAAAAACATATCTAGTCACGATGTTTTAAACAAAACACTGTTAAGTGTTACCATAAGAGGTGATTTAGCCTATAACGTCCGCACAACAATACAACAGCAAGCTTCCggggctaacgttagcagcacCCGCGGTTTCAGCTCTGTGGGTCAGGCTGAACGATAGGTTCAAGCTTGCTGGTTACTGTGCTTCCTTCTACACTGGACACAACAGTGAAGGCTTTAGCCAACGAAAAAAAACCCATCTCAAACAGTAAGAATACAGCACTAACATGTGTATTCTGTCATCTCGGGATGTTCGTGTAAGACAACATAGGAGTCGCTTATGAGTTAATGTCCTTAAGCatgtataatttacaatttttaCACAGCATAGCAGGGTAAGGAATTAGAATTTACCTCCATTTGGAGACGCCATCTTCAGAATAAACATGTGATAAacgacagccaatcacagcagccGTCCTTGGAGTCGGTCGACGTGTACCGGTGTACGTCACAAACAGGCCACCAGGCGGCCCACTGGTCAgggtatactgtacagtacaatgCAGCATCAAGGTGAAGCCAGAGGTATAAAAAACATGTATACATTAACTACTGGACCTTTTTTTGGGGCCGTTCACAGCATAACCGCCTCCTTTGACTACACGAATAAATTAATACTACATACAGCTGTATGTCAAGCTACCTGTCATAAtctcattttcatatttttagcTTTTGAATAACTTATCTTCTATGGGGAATTGATAGATTCCATATTTATAAATAATGTAGTAAGAGTTTCAGAGAAAATCGGACTGTAAGCAGACATTTACACTTATTgtcgttttttatttaaagtgactTAAAGTAGTCTGTTCATTGTTTTGCCTCTGACCTTCCAATTGTGGTAATAAACAGAAGTTAagcaattacattttctaagaGTTAAGTATCATGGTGTTAATCTAGTCTACATTACCACACCCAAACTGATAGAACAGTCACAAAAAAGTTAGGGAATCACATAAAACAACCAGACCAATCTGAATTGGtcttaattgtttttattaatttaaggCAGCTCTTGGTTTTATTTTAAGTTGCCATTGACATGttgtaatacatatttttcatGAATTTATGATCACATTTCTATTTATCTTTTACATGTGGTATGTATGTTATTTCTTCATATCCTGGCCAGAACACTCTAGAAATAGATGTTGACAACCAAAATAGAGATAAAATGTTGACAATATAAACAAGTAAGCACAGACTACAAGAATATCAGTTTATTTATCATACtgaaatgtgcatatgacacaGTGAGTAGTAGTCttataatgtaaaaacagaAGCCAGTACTGAACAGCACTAATACTAAAATACCAGGCACGAGACAATCACAAAtgaaaatacaataatataataacctataactaacaaaaaaattttttcttcaaaactgaCCAACAGGTAGCTGCAGCAGTTCCACTTTACTTTCACTAGCTCCTTTCAGGCACTTTAGCTTATTAttgtgacatacagtataaacataTTCATATACAAGTCCAGGATGTAAGATGTGTTGTGAGTTAAGGCAGCTTGGTAATGATTAGTGTCTACATCTTTATTCTCCACAACACTCTGGCTTTCATTATACACAGATTCAAGTCCGTCTAATACAACTGTTCCTCCCCTTTTTACACATTATAGACTACAATACTTGGAAATGTGGAGACACATGAATACGTGGACAGGTGCAGTAAGTACATAATAAAAATGATGCGTTTGTGTAAACAATAAGACCACAAGTCTGTGAGACAGATGATTGATTAAATTCCCTCATATTCAGAACAGTTATACATCACAATATTTGGGTCTTCTTCATGCAAAAGCGGACTAGAACTCCCAGGAGTCCATCCACTTCAGGCCAGCCATGGTGCTTCCCGGCTCGTGTGCCAGAGGACCCGTCATGCCGTAGGAGAGTGGATGGAACAGGTAgaaactgacagacagagaatgGATTACAGTGATTTGTACAAAGTAAAAGAAGCACTTTTAAACTTAAATAAgtgtggtatcgatcttctcagcTATCTCTCGGTACGAAAGAAAATTACTGTTTTTCCCAAAAGGTTTATTCATCATCACGGacactctctttctctacaTGCAAGTACAGAAATGTTTTTTGGGAGTATTTGAAAGGCATTTTGGGAGAATCAAGGGCAAGTGAGAACTGGATGGATATATAATCACAATAAACCTCATTAAATGCAATAGACATCACAAACTGATGATGTTCTGTTTATGACAGTGTGAGAATAAACCACATTAAAGTTTTCCTTCACTGCTAGTCATCTCACCTGTAAAGAACACCGAACAGAAGTACCATTTGCCCGATTCTCTGCAGATGATCAGAATAAGGTGGGCTGAGTATCAGATCAGTGCTTTTCAACAGAATGTCGAATGTAATTCCTgtgaaaaacaaacagtgaGTGCTTTGACCACAAACCTGTGACCAACATGACTGCTTTGTCTGTATCAGGGGTTTTCAAAGTCTGACACTGGAGGCTCCCATCAGATCAGACACAATTAAAACAACTGCACTGTGCCCCCCCCGCCCCAACAAACCTGTGTACtcgaatacaaaaaaaaataatacattgatTGTTTGAAGTTAATATTAGATTTGTCCATTATGATTCTTTGTCTTGTTTCGATTTGGGGGTAATTATGCTC
It contains:
- the lin52 gene encoding protein lin-52 homolog: MFILKMASPNGGDDFESSLLSFEKLDRASPDLWPEQLPGVAEFAASCKNPITNSPPKWMAELESEDIEMLKELGSLTTANLMEKVKGLQNLAYQLGLEESREMTRGKFLNILERPKK